The following DNA comes from Nitrosarchaeum sp..
TCAGAGAAAATATAATTAGGGGATAATATCAGGGATCCCTATTGAAAGCTGTAGTTTACGAAGAATATGCTCCTGATGATAATTATGCAAAAATTTTAAAAGTAAAAGATATTTCTGATCCAAAACCAAAAGCAAATGAAGTTGTATTCAAACTAAAAGCAGCAGCTCTTAACTATAATGATATCTGGGGAATGAGAGGTGTACCAATTGCTATACCATTACCACACGTATCTGGCTCTGATGCTGCAGGAGATGTTATTGCAGTAGGAGAAGATGTAAAAACTATCAAAGTAGGGGACAGAGTTGTCTCACATTCAAATCTTTCATGTAGAACATGTGCATTATGTACATCAGGTAGAGAATTTGATTGTACAAATAGACAAGTTTGGGGATTCCAAACAGGTCCACTCTGGGGCGCATATAGTGAACTAGTACATCTACCAGAAGTTAATGTATCAAAAATTCCCGAAGGCGTTTCTTATGAAGATGCAGCAGCAGCTTCAATGACAATTCTTACTTCTTGGCATATGTTAGTTGGAAGAGCCAAAATTACACCTGGACAAACTGTTCTAATTATGGGTGGAGGTTCTGGTGTTGGTAGCTTTGGAATTCAGATTGCAAAACTCTACAATTGTACTGTTATCGCAACTGCCAGTGGAGATAAACTCGATAAATGTAAAGCATTAGGTGCTGATTATGCAGTAGATCATAGAAAAGAAGACTGGCACAAAGAAGTCTTTAAAATTACAAAAGATATTGCTGCAAAAACTGGTGTTAGACCAGGAATTGATTTAACATTTGATCATATTGGAGAAACTCACTTTAACAAACAATTGACCCTTCTTAACTATGGAGGAACACTTGTTTCATGTGGAGCTACTACTGGATATGATGCAAAAATTGATCTTAGACACATCTTCTTTAAAGGAATCAATGTGTTAGGTTCAACTCAAGGAACTAAAGCTGAAATGGATCTCGGTTTGTATTGGATGGGTAAGGGTAAGATTAAAGCAGAAATTGATTCTACTTTTACATTTGAACAAGCTGCAGAAGCACATACAAAAATGCTCTCTGGAAAGTTCTTTGGCAAAATTATGATGAAGCCAGAAAACGCCTAATAATTTAATGACACAGCTTTTTCGCAGTCTTATTTTTGTTCCCGGAAATAATTCTAGGTTTTTAGAAAAGGCAAAAAATATTCAAGCTGATATAATCTGTTTTGATTTAGAAGATTCAGTACCTGATGAGGAAAAAAATAATGCTAGAAAATTAATTCACGATGCTCTAAAATTACGTCAATCTTACAAATCATCAATTTTTGTGCGTACAAATTCTCCAAAATCTGGAAAAATTCCAGATGATCTCAAAGCAATTATTCAAAAAGGAATTGATGGAATAGTGATTCCTAAAGTAAACAATGTTACTGATCTAAAAAAAATTGAAAAGAATCTTTTATTACTAGAAAAGAATCGTAAGCTAAAACCAATTCAAATAATTCCTTCCATTGAATCAGCTGAAGGAGTAGTCAACACCTACAATATCTCATCATATAGTAAAAGAATACACGCAGTAGTTTTTGGAGTTTTTGATCTCTTAAATGACTTAGGTATTGAATACTCAAAAGATTCAGATGGCGGAAAATATTCTAGGGCAAAAATTCCCGTAGATGCAAAAGCAGCAGGAGTGTCTGCTATTGATGCTATTTGGCAAGATCTTAAAGACATTAAGGGATTAGAAAAAGATTGTCAAGTTGGAAAAAATCTTGGATATGCAGGAAAAAGTATCATACACCCTGACCAAATTTTAACAACTCACAAAGTTTTCTATCCAAGTAAAAATGAAATTCAATGGGCAGAAAAAGTTGTCAAATTTTATTTAGACTCAACAAAAAAAGGAAAAGGAGCAACAACCATAGATGGAAAAATGATTGATGAGGTTCACTTTAAACAAGCCAAAACAGTACTTGAAATTGTAAAATCCACTCCATCAGTTTAGCATTTTCTTACAAATTATTTTCTAATCTTATACTTTCTATAATCAAAAATCGACACAAGTACTTTTATTATAAATTTGTTCATTTATTATTCCTTGAAACAAAATATTGTTCTTTTTCATTTCAATCTTTATCTCATCAAAAACACATTTGTATTTTGAAATTCTTTTACTCTCACTACGTACTTTACCATATTCTACAATTAACCCATCTATGATTAAATTTTCAATTTTTCGATATCCTGATGTTTTTGGAATTTTAGATTCGCTTAAAATTTGAGGGATGGTTAACTCGTTTTTAAAAAGACAATTAAGCATTTGTCTAGTTTCATTATCGCCACATGACACTAATAGTGAATCAATTAAGTTTTGATCAATTACTCTAACCGAGTAATTATTGCCTTTTTTTTGAATTTTTATTACTTCGTTTAGACATTCATTTTCAAATTTTTTTCTATTTAAATTTAAAATATTTTTTAATACTAAATTCAATTTATCAAAATGTTCTATAGATAGCTTTATTGACATTCCATGATCTAAAAACAATTTTCTTTCAATTTTTTTTAATTCATCTTCATCCAATTTTTGTTTAATTTTTTGAGATAATGCTTTAGCAATTAACCTGTCTATTCCTCCCATATACTATTAAAAAATAATACAAAATATTAAAGCATGTGTGATCAAACATGATTATTATGAAACGTTCTGTTATCGTGATTGATGATGATGAAGATACAGTTAGGTTATTTGGTGAATTTTTGGAGGAAAAAGGCATTAAAGTAATTGGTAGTGGCTACGATGGTAT
Coding sequences within:
- a CDS encoding zinc-binding dehydrogenase — protein: MKAVVYEEYAPDDNYAKILKVKDISDPKPKANEVVFKLKAAALNYNDIWGMRGVPIAIPLPHVSGSDAAGDVIAVGEDVKTIKVGDRVVSHSNLSCRTCALCTSGREFDCTNRQVWGFQTGPLWGAYSELVHLPEVNVSKIPEGVSYEDAAAASMTILTSWHMLVGRAKITPGQTVLIMGGGSGVGSFGIQIAKLYNCTVIATASGDKLDKCKALGADYAVDHRKEDWHKEVFKITKDIAAKTGVRPGIDLTFDHIGETHFNKQLTLLNYGGTLVSCGATTGYDAKIDLRHIFFKGINVLGSTQGTKAEMDLGLYWMGKGKIKAEIDSTFTFEQAAEAHTKMLSGKFFGKIMMKPENA
- a CDS encoding HpcH/HpaI aldolase/citrate lyase family protein, which translates into the protein MTQLFRSLIFVPGNNSRFLEKAKNIQADIICFDLEDSVPDEEKNNARKLIHDALKLRQSYKSSIFVRTNSPKSGKIPDDLKAIIQKGIDGIVIPKVNNVTDLKKIEKNLLLLEKNRKLKPIQIIPSIESAEGVVNTYNISSYSKRIHAVVFGVFDLLNDLGIEYSKDSDGGKYSRAKIPVDAKAAGVSAIDAIWQDLKDIKGLEKDCQVGKNLGYAGKSIIHPDQILTTHKVFYPSKNEIQWAEKVVKFYLDSTKKGKGATTIDGKMIDEVHFKQAKTVLEIVKSTPSV
- a CDS encoding transcriptional regulator — its product is MGGIDRLIAKALSQKIKQKLDEDELKKIERKLFLDHGMSIKLSIEHFDKLNLVLKNILNLNRKKFENECLNEVIKIQKKGNNYSVRVIDQNLIDSLLVSCGDNETRQMLNCLFKNELTIPQILSESKIPKTSGYRKIENLIIDGLIVEYGKVRSESKRISKYKCVFDEIKIEMKKNNILFQGIINEQIYNKSTCVDF